The following nucleotide sequence is from Acyrthosiphon pisum isolate AL4f chromosome A2, pea_aphid_22Mar2018_4r6ur, whole genome shotgun sequence.
tggcaaattgtacgctcagcagaacacgtttagctccattagtttaaaaattcgagtaaacctattataacatttaaaggtaagattataatattatcttagaaATCTCATCGgctttttattaaactttaattattaagcgagttatgagtaggtattttaagtattttaatatactaaaaattgtACAACATAGCCTAgacaatattacataaacacAGTATTTTACAAAAGAGCTGTGTTTTCAAAGCTGATTCAGTTTAATTTCTATTGTAAATGGATTTTGAAAGAACTACTCTGCAACTTGTCAGAAGTCAATCCGTAAATCAACCACCATAATAATCTATGCTACGTTCAATACTCGGTATcagaaaaatactataatatattaagatgatACAGGACATTGGCATAAAAAAATtggtgaattattaattatcatcgtTGCCCTCGAAGTTTGTTAaagtagttacctatataccGGTACTACTCGTtgtaattttcaacaaattataatgaataacacATATACCGATTAATACGATAAACGATTACAGTTAGGTATTAGTTAGAAATATTAAGCAATTtagatttaagatattatacagattatagTGTTTGCATATTTGCACAGGATACGATATCGAACGTTTCTGAAGAGTTTAGTATATTGAATTAgccaattatttactatattcgTGCATCCGCCATCCATGTcatataaaattacctataacttgtaaaatatgttaacaataaacgtatcaatatttttccaatCGTTTTCATTTGCATTCTTCTCTTGCCCTGGTTTACACCGGTTTCTAAATTCGGTTTCAAGTCCTGGACTATTTACGTTCATTcacagtttattaatttatttaactcaattaagttaagttaatatgcaccaagcacaaaaagttaaaatttaaaagttaatttaattataggtaaactcagttaagttaaaagttagtaaacattttatgttaactttttattaagttaataaaacgttaatttgtttatacaacgctagcacactaaattattttccaacccaaaactaaattatagactacagtgtttatactttgtagagtatttccatataagttaaattcgaaagatatacatttttaaatttaaacaatttacgatacatattttttgacatgaaaataaAGAttgactgaaatagtgaaatataattaaattaaaaacaaaataaattaacttaacttacctacttcttaaaatgaaaaataaactcattaatttcagattaattaaaaaataaatttagtaagttaacagttaacttactgaaaagccaaaagtaactagttaagttaaaaagttaaaattaattaactttaactttttcaCTCGTTAATGCTCAgccttgaaaaatattatcaaatgttttttgttatcattttctatacgtcatgataacattttcaaaatattttgacttgttttgaggtATTTCTagactttttcaattttcaacctttttagtttttttctataaatgtcgtTTATTAATAGAAGGGTCAAAAAGatagaaaattaatacatagttcctcataagtatatataatagtagttgaaaaattgtaaaaatgtatatgcaagaaataattgtattggcatttaaagttcagtgttcaaattattatgaaattcatCGTTATCACATTTTAACTACCTGCTTCGtataaaacatttgtttacattttactacCAGGAGATTGGGCCACGGGCCttcaaattaaatctatatttttaaagtgtacCCGGAGATTGGGAAAAATGTACAGCacaaaaatatacgaatataatattacgtttatcaactaataattattttttatagtacctacctaacatacaataactttttttaatacacagatttacctattttacaaaTTCAATTCTATTAGATATAATCCAATAAATAGACTTAACATTggcaaatacaaatatttatggcTTCATAATGAAATTTCTGATTGTTGTAACGCGAGACTGATTTGACGATTTCTTTCAAACTCTGCCATTGCTCTTagaaattgtaatacaaattcTTTCTTTTCAGCaatctagaaaataaaatataattaaaatataaactattttcataAGTAACTAATATACAGGGTTTTCCATTCAATTTAAGACACacgttctattaaaaaataaatgttttcaaaaacaatttttatacataatattaactcattacaaaacaatattttttatcataagtaTTATATCAGATGccattttaggttttttaaccTTTATTTTctgaatgtttaatttaaaattatggaatGCTACTATTAATACTTTTGTTTACAATatgcctaaataataatttgtaaggaaaaaaataaattccccGGGAAAACCGTTTCCACATATGAGTatacgtattcatttattttgttattaatcgaaaatatgtaaattaatatgttcCACAAAAGTTtcatagttaaaatgtttatgttatgtAACAAATTCTGTGCCTACTTAGCATACCATACAATCAAGCAGAATAAATATGCAAGCGCATACAAATACGTGCTCTAATTAGAAATCATAAACTACTTGTACAAAAAtctgattttaatatatctaaGTACTCGAAAATCATTCTGCTTTAGAATATGGAACGGAAAATTTATGTCATCAATACAatagtaaacaattaaaaaaaattatagtgaacaaaaaagtaaataatatatatatttttgaaaacttaaaatcacggaaaaaaatattttaaaaacattaatagtttttgtaaGAACGAGTCTTATTTTAGGATATAAGATCCTCTAGTAAACTCACTCTCTTTTTAAAACTTTCTATAGTCTTGTATTTAGCTTCAAGTTTTGTTTCCATTCCTTGCAAATCTCGATCTGTGACTGACCCTCGGCAGACAGaacacattttcattatttcattatcatttatttcagtATCTAAACTATCTTCATAATACCCTAAACATTGATCTAAGACGAATCCACCTCTACCATAACATTTCACAATACTATCAATCTTCTCTAAAAGATCGTCTAACTCTTTCATTGTTGTGATAGGGTTGTATATTCATATTTCTtgctatatatttgtatagatgGCACaaggttattataaaaatagatagtCTTCACAATTTCATCATTGGCGTCTTGTTGAACAAACCGTGTCGCATTTTCTGAATTAAGATGTTCACTCTTCCAATATATATCAGGAAGTACAACTTCcttagatatttgaaaaataatcccGTGTTCATCCCTTGTTAAATCTTCAGTATTGCAGTTTTTTCTTTTCTCAATTGGTTCCAAAGTAATGGAACACGAACTATTAGATGAATCATCAATTGTAAGGTCAATTGTCATGAaagtattatctttattatctgaaagaacattaatttatttagtatttgattttaatgttggatttaaattacaaattaaaatgtattttagtaagaattttttacatagtaccttttaaattgtttttttcttcttctgaCGACTGTTCAGCAGCAGTAAGGTCAATTATCATAGGAGTATTATCTGTATTATCTGAAAGGTTATTAATTTTCTCagtatttgatttaaatgttagatttgaattacaagttaaaatgtattttagtaagAATTTTTCGCTTAGTACCTATTTCATTGTTGTTTTCTTCTTGTGACGACTGTTCAGCAGCTTCATTATCTATTGGACTTATGAATTGATCTTCACAACTACTCAATACAGGCACCTCATTAATTGACACTGACGAAGCATCAGGtgctaatgatttaaaaaaagaatttcaattttattataaaaaataaatatgacatcAGAGGAAGATTATTTAAAAGGACATTCCTAAGTCATTATCTTGGATTAATTGTTTTAAGAGGTAAAATTCCTAT
It contains:
- the LOC100568805 gene encoding uncharacterized protein LOC100568805, encoding MIIDLTAAEQSSEEEKNNLKDNKDNTFMTIDLTIDDSSNSSCSITLEPIEKRKNCNTEDLTRDEHGIIFQISKEVVLPDIYWKSEHLNSENATRFVQQDANDEIVKTIYFYNNLVPSIQIYSKKYEYTTLSQQ